Part of the Bifidobacterium crudilactis genome is shown below.
CCACCATCGTGTCGCCGTTCAGTGTGGCCTATGGGATGCGGTGGGGATATGATTCATACGCACCGCTCCGACACCCAAAGTCTCGGCGGGTGTATTCGGGCACGAAGAGTTTCCAGCAACAAGGAGATCAAGGATGATTGAGACAGCGCAGGCATTTGGCATTGATATTGGAGGATCCGGCATCAAAGGTGCTCCTGTCGATCTGAATATCGGAGATTTCGCCGAGCCACGTTTGAAGATTCTGACACCAGAGGAATCAACCCCTGAAGCCGTTGGCGCTATCACCAAGCAGATGCTCGAGCATTTCGAGGTTCCTGATGACGTACCTGTCGGCATCGCGTTTCCTGCGCCTATCAAGCCCGGAAAACCCTTGGATTTCATGGCTAATCTCGATAAGTCATGGCTTGGCGTGGATGTTCAGGCGGCGTTCAGCGAAGCCTGCGGTCGTCCTGTGAAGCTCGTCAACGATGCTGACGCGGCAGGCCTTGCAGAAGTGCAGTTCGGTGCGGCGAAGGGCGAGAACGGCCTGGTCATTGCCACCACGCTGGGCACCGGCATCGGTACCGCCATCATCTATGACGGCGTGCTGGTCCCGAACAGCGAGCTTGGGCACCTGACGTTGAAGGACCAGGATGCCGAGAAGTATGCCGCCGCTTCTGTGCGTGAGCAGAAGAACCTCGGATACAAGAAGTGGGCTGGTCGCCTGACCAAGTACTACGGCCTTCTGGAGACCTATCTCAATCCCGACCTGTTCGTCGTAGGCGGCGGAGTCAGCCGCATGAGCGAAAAGTTCCTGCCTCTTATTGATATCAAGACCCCGATTGTCCCGGCCAAGCTGCGTAATCAGGCCGGTATCGTCGGCGCGGCGTACTTCGCCAGCATTCATCAGGACTGATGCCGATGGCAGGCTGCTTCGCCTGCCGAGCCGGTGATTTGAGTTGCATCACATACGAGGAGCACTGTTAAGACCATAACGCGGTTGTAACAGTGCTCCTTTTCATATGGGAGTAACAAGGCAGTGCAGATGGCTATACGGCTACCCACGAGTATGCGATTCACTGTCTGCAGAGCGCGGATTACGGCGAGTCATGCGGGTGGAGGCACATTCCCCAACGGAATTCCGTCGCTCTTGGCAGCCCTCGAAGAAGCAGGAACAGCAGTCAATCAGCGTATTTTGCGTGCTTGTGCCATGATGCGGCACGAAGCGTCGCATTTG
Proteins encoded:
- the ppgK gene encoding polyphosphate--glucose phosphotransferase translates to MIETAQAFGIDIGGSGIKGAPVDLNIGDFAEPRLKILTPEESTPEAVGAITKQMLEHFEVPDDVPVGIAFPAPIKPGKPLDFMANLDKSWLGVDVQAAFSEACGRPVKLVNDADAAGLAEVQFGAAKGENGLVIATTLGTGIGTAIIYDGVLVPNSELGHLTLKDQDAEKYAAASVREQKNLGYKKWAGRLTKYYGLLETYLNPDLFVVGGGVSRMSEKFLPLIDIKTPIVPAKLRNQAGIVGAAYFASIHQD